One stretch of Mangifera indica cultivar Alphonso chromosome 9, CATAS_Mindica_2.1, whole genome shotgun sequence DNA includes these proteins:
- the LOC123224669 gene encoding protein SOMBRERO-like has protein sequence MMAGNGQLSVPPGFRFHPTDEELLYYYLRKKVSYEAIDLDVIREVDLNKLEPWDLKEKCRIGSGPQNEWYFFSHKDKKYPTGTRTNRATTAGFWKATGRDKAIHLSNSRRIGMRKTLVFYTGRAPHGQKTDWIMHEYRLELDDDDSEVQEDGWVVCRVFKKKNHNRSFPEEGGQEEHFSYNMKTSGSSAPLEQKQNHLQSLYDYTFDSSMHLPQLFSPESVVAPSFVSPISLNTMDLERSQNLLRLTSTTSGLMQQGRFNGDCSFLDKLLASHHTMDQNKYNPSSHQTVHDVVTSTHQKFPFHYLGCEPEISKVSK, from the exons ATGATGGCCGGAAATGGACAGTTATCAGTTCCGCCCGGTTTCCGATTCCATCCAACAGATGAGGAACTGCTGTACTATTACCTAAGGAAGAAAGTCTCCTATGAAGCCATCGACTTGGATGTTATTAGGGAGGTGGATCTCAACAAACTGGAGCCTTGGGACCTGAAAG AGAAGTGTAGAATTGGATCGGGTCCTCAAAATGAATGGTATTTCTTCAGCCACAAGGACAAGAAATACCCAACTGGAACTCGAACAAATAGGGCAACTACAGCTGGCTTTTGGAAAGCAACGGGAAGGGACAAGGCCATCCACCTCAGCAATTCTAGGAGGATTGGTATGAGAAAAACCCTTGTTTTCTACACGGGACGTGCTCCTCATGGCCAAAAGACTGATTGGATCATGCACGAGTACCGCTTGGAATTGGATGATGACGATTCTGAGGTTCAG GAAGATGGGTGGGTGGTGTGCAGGGTTTTCAAGAAGAAGAATCACAACAGATCTTTCCCAGAAGAAGGTGGACAAGAAGAACATTTCAGTTATAATATGAAAACTAGTGGTTCTTCAGCTCCTCTGGAACAGAAACAAAATCATCTGCAATCGCTGTATGACTATACATTTGATAGTTCCATGCATCTTCCACAGTTGTTTAGTCCGGAATCAGTCGTTGCTCCATCCTTTGTTTCACCTATCTCTTTGAACACCATGGACCTTGAGCGCTCCCAAAACTTATTGAGGCTAACATCAACCACTTCTGGACTCATGCAACAAGGGAGGTTCAATGGTGATTGTTCATTTTTGGACAAACTTCTTGCTTCTCATCACACCATGGATCAAAATAAGTACAACCCTTCATCTCATCAAACTGTTCATGACGTGGTTACTTCAACTCATCAGAAATTCCCATTTCATTACCTTGGCTGCGAGCCCGAGATTTCAAAAGTTTCCAAGTAG
- the LOC123226074 gene encoding CTP synthase-like isoform X1: MKYVLVTGGVVSGLGKGVTASSIGLLLKECGLRVTSIKIDPYLNMDAGTMSPFEHGEVFVLDDGGEVDLDLGNYERFLDIKLTRDNNITTGKIYQSVIDKERKGDYLGKTVQVVPHITNAIQEWIERVAIIPVDGKEGPADVCVIELGGTIGDIESMPFIEALGQFSYRVGPGNFCLIHVSLVPVLNVVGEQKTKPTQHSVKLLRGLGLTPNLLACRSTKALDENVKAKLSQFCHVAAESIVTLYDVPNIWHVPLLLRDQKAHEAILKGLNLLGKPDLDEWTSRTKVWDMLHDPVKIVMVGKYTGLSDAYLSVLKALLHASVACHRKLVVEWIAAADLEDATAEDAPSVYKAAWDLLKSADGVLVPGGFGGRGVQGKILAAKYARENKVPFLGICLGMQIAVIEFARSVLGLHNANSTEFDPKTSNPCVIFMPEGSKTHMGGTMRLGSRRTYFKVTDSNSAKLYGNARFADERHRHRYEVNPDMVSQLESAGLSFVGRDESGERMEIVELPSHPYYVGVQFHPEFKSRPGKPSAVFVGLIAAACGQLDAVLKYGHASKAINGFRNGKPVGKIHQNGNGIKSSNGSVNGVYCNGNGVHHSLQ, encoded by the exons atgaagtACGTTTTGGTAACTGGTGGTGTTGTTAGTGGACTTGGCAAAGGCGTTACTGCCAGTAGCATCGGTCTTCTTCTTAAAGAATGTGGCCTTCGTGTTACTTCTATCAAAATCG ATCCTTATTTGAACATGGATGCAGGGACAATGTCCCCTTTTGAGCACGGTGAGGTTTTCGTATTAGATGATGGTGGCGAG GTGGACCTAGACCTTGGTAATTATGAGCGATTCCTGGATATCAAGTTAACTCGAGACAATAATATAACTACAGGAAAAATATATCAG TCTGTTATTGACAAGGAGAGAAAGGGAGATTATCTGGGAAAAACTGTCCAG GTAGTTCCACACATTACAAATGCTATTCAGGAGTGGATAGAGCGTGTAGCAATAATTCCAGTGGATGGAAAAGAAGGCCCAGCTGATGTTTGTGTCATTGAATTGGGTGGAACCATAG GGGACATTGAATCCATGCCATTTATAGAGGCACTTGGCCAGTTCTCTTACCGTGTAG GTCCTGGCAATTTCTGCTTGATTCATGTCAGCCTTGTCCCTGTTCTCAATGTTGTTGGTGAACAA AAGACAAAGCCCACCCAGCATAGTGTTAAGTTACTTAGAGGACTTGGGTTGACTCCAAATCTTCTGGCTTGTCGAAGTACAAAG GCACTTGACGAGAATGTTAAGGCAAAACTCTCTCAATTCTGCCATGTAGCC GCAGAAAGCATTGTTACTTTATATGATGTTCCAAATATTTGGCATGTACCATTATTATTGAGA GATCAAAAGGCACATGAAGCTATCTTGAAAGGATTGAACCTTCTAGG GAAGCCTGATTTGGATGAATGGACTTCCAGGACGAAAGTTTGGGATATGTTGCATGATCCT GTTAAAATTGTGATGGTTGGGAAGTACACTGGCCTTTCAGATGCTTACCTGTCTGTTTTGAAG GCCTTATTGCATGCTTCTGTTGCTTGCCATCGGAAGCTTGTAGTGGAATGGATTGCAGCTGCTGACCTAGAAGATGCTACTGCAGAAGAC GCACCCAGTGTTTATAAAGCTGCTTGGGATCTGTTGAAG AGTGCTGATGGCGTGCTAGTTCCTGGAGGGTTTGGTGGTAGAGGAGTCCAAGGGAAAATTCTTGCTGCAAAGTATGCTCGTGAGAACAAAGTGCCATTCCTGGGCATTTGCCTGGGGATGCAAATTGCTGTTATAGAGTTTGCTCGCTCTGTCCTTGGTTTGCACAATGCAAACAGCACAGAGTTTGACCCTAAAACTTCAAATCCTTGTGTCATATTTATGCCAGAG GGTTCAAAAACTCATATGGGAGGAACTATGCGTCTGGGATCAAGGAGGACATATTTTAAGGTTACTGACAGCAATTCTGCAAAATT GTATGGCAATGCAAGATTTGCTGATGAGCGGCATCGACATAGATATGAG GTCAATCCTGATATGGTATCACAACTTGAAAGTGCTGGTTTATCATTTGTTGGCAGAGATGAAAGCGGAGAGCGAATGGAA ATTGTTGAGCTGCCTAGTCATCCATACTATGTTGGTGTTCAGTTCCATCCTGAATTCAAGTCCAGGCCAGGAAAACCTTCTGCAGTTTTTGTAG GACTTATAGCAGCAGCATGTGGGCAGTTGGATGCAGTCCTAAAGTACGGCCACGCAAGCAAAGCGATAAATGGATTCAGAAACGGAAAACCTGTGGGGAAAATCCATCAAAATGGAAATGGTATTAAGTCATCAAATGGATCAGTAAATGGTGTATATTGCAATGGTAATGGCGTGCATCACTCACTTCAGTGA
- the LOC123226074 gene encoding CTP synthase-like isoform X2 yields MKYVLVTGGVVSGLGKGVTASSIGLLLKECGLRVTSIKIDPYLNMDAGTMSPFEHGEVFVLDDGGEVDLDLGNYERFLDIKLTRDNNITTGKIYQSVIDKERKGDYLGKTVQVVPHITNAIQEWIERVAIIPVDGKEGPADVCVIELGGTIGDIESMPFIEALGQFSYRVGPGNFCLIHVSLVPVLNVVGEQKTKPTQHSVKLLRGLGLTPNLLACRSTKALDENVKAKLSQFCHVAAESIVTLYDVPNIWHVPLLLRDQKAHEAILKGLNLLGKPDLDEWTSRTKVWDMLHDPVKIVMVGKYTGLSDAYLSVLKLVVEWIAAADLEDATAEDAPSVYKAAWDLLKSADGVLVPGGFGGRGVQGKILAAKYARENKVPFLGICLGMQIAVIEFARSVLGLHNANSTEFDPKTSNPCVIFMPEGSKTHMGGTMRLGSRRTYFKVTDSNSAKLYGNARFADERHRHRYEVNPDMVSQLESAGLSFVGRDESGERMEIVELPSHPYYVGVQFHPEFKSRPGKPSAVFVGLIAAACGQLDAVLKYGHASKAINGFRNGKPVGKIHQNGNGIKSSNGSVNGVYCNGNGVHHSLQ; encoded by the exons atgaagtACGTTTTGGTAACTGGTGGTGTTGTTAGTGGACTTGGCAAAGGCGTTACTGCCAGTAGCATCGGTCTTCTTCTTAAAGAATGTGGCCTTCGTGTTACTTCTATCAAAATCG ATCCTTATTTGAACATGGATGCAGGGACAATGTCCCCTTTTGAGCACGGTGAGGTTTTCGTATTAGATGATGGTGGCGAG GTGGACCTAGACCTTGGTAATTATGAGCGATTCCTGGATATCAAGTTAACTCGAGACAATAATATAACTACAGGAAAAATATATCAG TCTGTTATTGACAAGGAGAGAAAGGGAGATTATCTGGGAAAAACTGTCCAG GTAGTTCCACACATTACAAATGCTATTCAGGAGTGGATAGAGCGTGTAGCAATAATTCCAGTGGATGGAAAAGAAGGCCCAGCTGATGTTTGTGTCATTGAATTGGGTGGAACCATAG GGGACATTGAATCCATGCCATTTATAGAGGCACTTGGCCAGTTCTCTTACCGTGTAG GTCCTGGCAATTTCTGCTTGATTCATGTCAGCCTTGTCCCTGTTCTCAATGTTGTTGGTGAACAA AAGACAAAGCCCACCCAGCATAGTGTTAAGTTACTTAGAGGACTTGGGTTGACTCCAAATCTTCTGGCTTGTCGAAGTACAAAG GCACTTGACGAGAATGTTAAGGCAAAACTCTCTCAATTCTGCCATGTAGCC GCAGAAAGCATTGTTACTTTATATGATGTTCCAAATATTTGGCATGTACCATTATTATTGAGA GATCAAAAGGCACATGAAGCTATCTTGAAAGGATTGAACCTTCTAGG GAAGCCTGATTTGGATGAATGGACTTCCAGGACGAAAGTTTGGGATATGTTGCATGATCCT GTTAAAATTGTGATGGTTGGGAAGTACACTGGCCTTTCAGATGCTTACCTGTCTGTTTTGAAG CTTGTAGTGGAATGGATTGCAGCTGCTGACCTAGAAGATGCTACTGCAGAAGAC GCACCCAGTGTTTATAAAGCTGCTTGGGATCTGTTGAAG AGTGCTGATGGCGTGCTAGTTCCTGGAGGGTTTGGTGGTAGAGGAGTCCAAGGGAAAATTCTTGCTGCAAAGTATGCTCGTGAGAACAAAGTGCCATTCCTGGGCATTTGCCTGGGGATGCAAATTGCTGTTATAGAGTTTGCTCGCTCTGTCCTTGGTTTGCACAATGCAAACAGCACAGAGTTTGACCCTAAAACTTCAAATCCTTGTGTCATATTTATGCCAGAG GGTTCAAAAACTCATATGGGAGGAACTATGCGTCTGGGATCAAGGAGGACATATTTTAAGGTTACTGACAGCAATTCTGCAAAATT GTATGGCAATGCAAGATTTGCTGATGAGCGGCATCGACATAGATATGAG GTCAATCCTGATATGGTATCACAACTTGAAAGTGCTGGTTTATCATTTGTTGGCAGAGATGAAAGCGGAGAGCGAATGGAA ATTGTTGAGCTGCCTAGTCATCCATACTATGTTGGTGTTCAGTTCCATCCTGAATTCAAGTCCAGGCCAGGAAAACCTTCTGCAGTTTTTGTAG GACTTATAGCAGCAGCATGTGGGCAGTTGGATGCAGTCCTAAAGTACGGCCACGCAAGCAAAGCGATAAATGGATTCAGAAACGGAAAACCTGTGGGGAAAATCCATCAAAATGGAAATGGTATTAAGTCATCAAATGGATCAGTAAATGGTGTATATTGCAATGGTAATGGCGTGCATCACTCACTTCAGTGA
- the LOC123226074 gene encoding CTP synthase-like isoform X3 has product MKYVLVTGGVVSGLGKGVTASSIGLLLKECGLRVTSIKIDPYLNMDAGTMSPFEHGEVFVLDDGGEVDLDLGNYERFLDIKLTRDNNITTGKIYQSVIDKERKGDYLGKTVQVVPHITNAIQEWIERVAIIPVDGKEGPADVCVIELGGTIGDIESMPFIEALGQFSYRVGPGNFCLIHVSLVPVLNVVGEQKTKPTQHSVKLLRGLGLTPNLLACRSTKALDENVKAKLSQFCHVAAESIVTLYDVPNIWHVPLLLRDQKAHEAILKGLNLLGKPDLDEWTSRTKVWDMLHDPVKIVMVGKYTGLSDAYLSVLKALLHASVACHRKLVVEWIAAADLEDATAEDAPSVYKAAWDLLKSADGVLVPGGFGGRGVQGKILAAKYARENKVPFLGICLGMQIAVIEFARSVLGLHNANSTEFDPKTSNPCVIFMPEGSKTHMGGTMRLGSRRTYFKVTDSNSAKLYGNARFADERHRHRYEVNPDMVSQLESAGLSFVGRDESGERMEIVELPSHPYYVGVQFHPEFKSRPGKPSAVFDL; this is encoded by the exons atgaagtACGTTTTGGTAACTGGTGGTGTTGTTAGTGGACTTGGCAAAGGCGTTACTGCCAGTAGCATCGGTCTTCTTCTTAAAGAATGTGGCCTTCGTGTTACTTCTATCAAAATCG ATCCTTATTTGAACATGGATGCAGGGACAATGTCCCCTTTTGAGCACGGTGAGGTTTTCGTATTAGATGATGGTGGCGAG GTGGACCTAGACCTTGGTAATTATGAGCGATTCCTGGATATCAAGTTAACTCGAGACAATAATATAACTACAGGAAAAATATATCAG TCTGTTATTGACAAGGAGAGAAAGGGAGATTATCTGGGAAAAACTGTCCAG GTAGTTCCACACATTACAAATGCTATTCAGGAGTGGATAGAGCGTGTAGCAATAATTCCAGTGGATGGAAAAGAAGGCCCAGCTGATGTTTGTGTCATTGAATTGGGTGGAACCATAG GGGACATTGAATCCATGCCATTTATAGAGGCACTTGGCCAGTTCTCTTACCGTGTAG GTCCTGGCAATTTCTGCTTGATTCATGTCAGCCTTGTCCCTGTTCTCAATGTTGTTGGTGAACAA AAGACAAAGCCCACCCAGCATAGTGTTAAGTTACTTAGAGGACTTGGGTTGACTCCAAATCTTCTGGCTTGTCGAAGTACAAAG GCACTTGACGAGAATGTTAAGGCAAAACTCTCTCAATTCTGCCATGTAGCC GCAGAAAGCATTGTTACTTTATATGATGTTCCAAATATTTGGCATGTACCATTATTATTGAGA GATCAAAAGGCACATGAAGCTATCTTGAAAGGATTGAACCTTCTAGG GAAGCCTGATTTGGATGAATGGACTTCCAGGACGAAAGTTTGGGATATGTTGCATGATCCT GTTAAAATTGTGATGGTTGGGAAGTACACTGGCCTTTCAGATGCTTACCTGTCTGTTTTGAAG GCCTTATTGCATGCTTCTGTTGCTTGCCATCGGAAGCTTGTAGTGGAATGGATTGCAGCTGCTGACCTAGAAGATGCTACTGCAGAAGAC GCACCCAGTGTTTATAAAGCTGCTTGGGATCTGTTGAAG AGTGCTGATGGCGTGCTAGTTCCTGGAGGGTTTGGTGGTAGAGGAGTCCAAGGGAAAATTCTTGCTGCAAAGTATGCTCGTGAGAACAAAGTGCCATTCCTGGGCATTTGCCTGGGGATGCAAATTGCTGTTATAGAGTTTGCTCGCTCTGTCCTTGGTTTGCACAATGCAAACAGCACAGAGTTTGACCCTAAAACTTCAAATCCTTGTGTCATATTTATGCCAGAG GGTTCAAAAACTCATATGGGAGGAACTATGCGTCTGGGATCAAGGAGGACATATTTTAAGGTTACTGACAGCAATTCTGCAAAATT GTATGGCAATGCAAGATTTGCTGATGAGCGGCATCGACATAGATATGAG GTCAATCCTGATATGGTATCACAACTTGAAAGTGCTGGTTTATCATTTGTTGGCAGAGATGAAAGCGGAGAGCGAATGGAA ATTGTTGAGCTGCCTAGTCATCCATACTATGTTGGTGTTCAGTTCCATCCTGAATTCAAGTCCAGGCCAGGAAAACCTTCTGCAGTTTTT GACTTATAG